In Candidatus Ancaeobacter aquaticus, a single genomic region encodes these proteins:
- the nagZ gene encoding beta-N-acetylhexosaminidase: protein MDIRKKIGEMFIVGFDGLSVTKRLEKLITEHHIGGVILFARNIKNIGQVTRFCYKLQGIRKTVSDTPLFIAIDHEGGVVQRIIDGVTVLPGNMAIGSINSGDCAYAAGRIAALELMLLGINVNFAPVLDVCSNPDNPLTGVRSFGDDADKVSVFGKEMIIAMQKYGVVSCAKHFPGIGDVPVDSHIDLPRNNVSGDWLKKHALKPFIAAIKAHVKMIMPAHCMYPELTENKILPATLSANILTKLLRNELGYKGLIVTDDMEMGAIEKYYDLDESIPKAVDAGNDIILMCHTLGKQKKALKILIQNVLKGKISHERIEKSYERINTAKKDLITAQPRFNVVRDAIQVHHMIAERIGRDSITIVKNDMHILPLFLEQHEKLLIIAPKYEALTQVEEFNGEDDVLIEMIKIRHNDSCLHRIELSPTVNDKKIFDDLEEYHRIIMLTYNAHLNEAQADFVGKLCEKRNDTVIVAIRNPFDLACVKGAQTTVATYGFRSCSIKGLVEVLFGEIEAKGIMPVELDISQKREKNKQNVKGKK, encoded by the coding sequence ATGGATATACGTAAAAAAATTGGTGAGATGTTTATCGTAGGCTTTGATGGTCTTTCAGTAACAAAAAGGCTGGAAAAGCTTATAACTGAACACCATATTGGTGGTGTGATACTTTTTGCAAGGAACATAAAAAATATAGGTCAAGTCACGCGTTTTTGTTATAAGCTTCAGGGGATAAGGAAAACAGTGAGTGATACACCTCTTTTTATTGCAATTGATCATGAAGGCGGTGTTGTTCAAAGAATTATTGATGGGGTAACTGTTCTGCCGGGTAATATGGCAATTGGCAGTATCAATAGCGGTGACTGTGCGTATGCGGCGGGAAGAATAGCAGCATTAGAACTTATGCTTCTTGGCATTAATGTTAATTTTGCTCCAGTCTTGGATGTGTGCTCTAATCCTGATAATCCACTTACTGGTGTACGTTCTTTTGGAGACGATGCAGATAAAGTAAGTGTGTTCGGGAAAGAGATGATAATTGCGATGCAAAAATACGGTGTAGTGTCATGTGCAAAACATTTTCCGGGAATTGGTGATGTCCCTGTTGATTCACATATTGATCTACCGCGTAACAATGTGTCTGGCGATTGGTTGAAAAAACATGCTTTAAAACCATTTATTGCCGCAATAAAAGCGCACGTGAAAATGATTATGCCGGCACATTGCATGTATCCTGAGCTTACCGAAAATAAGATTTTACCTGCAACGTTATCTGCAAATATTTTAACAAAGCTTCTCCGAAATGAACTCGGGTACAAAGGACTTATTGTTACCGATGATATGGAGATGGGCGCTATTGAAAAATATTATGATCTTGATGAAAGTATCCCTAAAGCAGTTGATGCGGGTAACGATATAATACTTATGTGTCATACCCTTGGTAAGCAAAAAAAGGCATTAAAGATACTTATTCAGAATGTTTTGAAAGGAAAGATATCCCATGAGAGGATAGAGAAAAGTTATGAGAGAATTAATACCGCTAAAAAAGATCTTATTACCGCGCAACCCAGATTTAATGTTGTGCGAGATGCGATACAGGTGCATCATATGATTGCTGAGCGAATAGGACGAGATTCGATAACTATTGTAAAAAACGATATGCATATCCTCCCATTATTTCTTGAACAGCATGAGAAACTTTTGATAATTGCTCCGAAATATGAGGCCTTAACACAAGTAGAAGAATTTAATGGTGAAGATGATGTTTTAATTGAGATGATAAAAATACGGCATAATGATTCATGTTTACACCGTATTGAATTGTCTCCAACGGTTAATGATAAAAAGATATTTGATGATCTTGAAGAGTACCACCGTATAATTATGCTTACCTACAACGCGCATTTGAATGAGGCACAAGCAGATTTTGTCGGTAAATTGTGTGAAAAAAGGAATGATACGGTAATTGTCGCGATAAGAAATCCATTTGATCTCGCATGTGTTAAAGGCGCGCAGACGACTGTTGCGACATATGGATTCAGAAGCTGTTCTATCAAGGGGCTTGTAGAAGTGTTATTTGGTGAGATTGAAGCAAAAGGCATTATGCCTGTCGAGCTCGATATATCTCAGAAGAGAGAGAAGAACAAACAAAATGTAAAAGGTAAAAAATAA
- a CDS encoding NifU family protein codes for MKDKVEKALKTIRPALQADGGNIELVDVDEASGVVKVKLTGACSGCPMAQMTLKEGVEKAVKNEVPEVTSVESVS; via the coding sequence ATGAAAGATAAAGTTGAAAAAGCACTTAAAACAATAAGACCCGCATTACAAGCAGATGGCGGAAACATTGAACTTGTTGATGTTGATGAAGCAAGTGGCGTTGTAAAAGTAAAACTTACCGGTGCATGTTCAGGATGCCCTATGGCACAAATGACATTAAAAGAAGGTGTTGAAAAAGCAGTAAAGAATGAAGTACCTGAAGTAACATCTGTTGAGTCTGTATCGTAG
- the plsY gene encoding glycerol-3-phosphate 1-O-acyltransferase PlsY yields MGTVIVAVFLSYIVGSIPFGFLIAKYVKGVDIRTVGSKNIGATNVMRTLGKGPGITTLVLDMLKGFVVVTLLPFLFYSDSLGMSYTLFQLLCVIGVICGHTWTLFLGFKGGKGVATSTGALFGIAPLVVLFSSIVWIVCAKISRYVSLSSMVAAVAFVVGTFVFGEPVELKIFSVFIALIIIIRHRSNIQRLRVGTENKIGQKGGVEK; encoded by the coding sequence ATGGGTACAGTTATAGTTGCAGTCTTTTTAAGTTATATTGTTGGATCAATACCGTTTGGATTTCTAATAGCCAAATACGTCAAAGGTGTTGATATACGCACTGTTGGAAGTAAGAATATTGGTGCTACTAACGTGATGAGGACTTTAGGGAAAGGGCCGGGGATTACTACTTTGGTTCTCGATATGCTGAAAGGGTTTGTAGTCGTAACCCTTTTACCCTTTTTGTTTTATAGCGATTCATTGGGGATGAGTTACACATTGTTTCAGTTACTGTGTGTTATTGGCGTAATATGTGGCCATACGTGGACATTATTCTTAGGTTTTAAAGGGGGCAAAGGAGTTGCAACAAGTACGGGTGCTTTATTTGGCATAGCTCCACTTGTGGTGCTCTTTTCATCAATTGTCTGGATAGTGTGTGCTAAAATATCACGCTATGTGTCACTAAGTTCGATGGTTGCAGCAGTTGCTTTTGTTGTCGGGACTTTTGTTTTTGGTGAGCCTGTTGAGCTTAAGATATTTAGTGTTTTTATTGCACTTATAATAATTATTCGACACAGATCAAATATTCAGAGACTGAGAGTTGGTACGGAAAATAAGATTGGCCAAAAAGGTGGGGTTGAGAAATAA
- a CDS encoding NAD(P)H-dependent glycerol-3-phosphate dehydrogenase yields MKIAVIGDGGWGTTLGVHLAKKGNEVTIWGPFPEYIALLNQTHVNSKFLPGIDIPETVIFGADLIQMVSDSEVVIVAVPSHYVRSVVSQLKDIDCTKQLFITVSKGIENDTLKRMSEIVSEEVSPLRLAALSGPSHAEEVARGIPTSVTIASKNEDDARGAQELFNSNTFRVYTNTDIVGVELGGALKNVVAIAAGISDGLGFGDNAKAALMTRGIAEMMRLGVALGGQAKTFSGLSGIGDLITTCMSRHSRNRAFGEMIGKGMSVDEALNTTEMVVEGYRTTKSVQQICTSSGVEMPISQQVYNVLYEKKKPLKAVEELMMRNLKAEH; encoded by the coding sequence ATGAAGATAGCGGTTATTGGTGATGGCGGGTGGGGAACTACCCTAGGAGTACATTTAGCGAAAAAAGGTAATGAAGTTACTATTTGGGGGCCATTTCCAGAATATATAGCCCTTTTAAATCAAACTCATGTGAACAGTAAATTTTTGCCGGGAATAGATATTCCTGAGACTGTGATTTTTGGTGCTGATCTGATACAAATGGTAAGTGATTCGGAAGTGGTCATTGTAGCGGTCCCTTCACATTATGTGAGATCTGTTGTGTCTCAACTCAAGGATATAGATTGCACAAAACAGTTATTTATTACTGTTTCGAAGGGTATTGAAAATGATACCTTAAAAAGAATGAGTGAGATAGTATCTGAAGAGGTATCTCCCTTGCGTTTAGCTGCTCTTTCCGGGCCGAGCCATGCCGAAGAAGTGGCGCGAGGAATACCAACAAGTGTGACCATTGCATCAAAAAATGAGGATGATGCGCGAGGCGCGCAGGAACTCTTTAATTCAAATACGTTTCGTGTCTATACCAATACAGACATTGTTGGTGTCGAGCTTGGCGGGGCATTAAAAAATGTTGTTGCTATTGCTGCAGGTATCAGTGACGGCTTGGGTTTTGGAGATAATGCTAAGGCGGCACTCATGACACGCGGTATAGCAGAAATGATGCGTTTAGGTGTTGCGCTAGGCGGTCAGGCAAAGACTTTTTCCGGTTTGAGCGGTATAGGCGATCTTATTACTACTTGTATGAGCAGGCACAGTCGTAACAGAGCGTTTGGCGAGATGATCGGCAAGGGAATGAGTGTTGATGAAGCGCTCAATACTACAGAAATGGTTGTTGAAGGATATCGGACAACAAAATCTGTCCAGCAGATATGTACTTCTTCTGGTGTGGAGATGCCAATTAGTCAACAGGTATACAATGTGTTGTATGAGAAAAAGAAGCCGTTGAAAGCAGTAGAAGAGCTTATGATGAGGAATCTTAAAGCAGAACATTAA
- the murQ gene encoding N-acetylmuramic acid 6-phosphate etherase has translation MKNIKYYIGIEGGGTKTSGIVVDNALKKIVVCSAGPSNYHSVGIEQARVNIQTVLTGLINKAGLKQSHITRISLCLAGVSRKKDFENIVHITRSTGYAQKIVVTSDMVSGLIGGTGSPHGIVVISGTGSNIFGINKKGVQFNVGGWGHLLDDEGSGYHIGLSALRAVVKAKDYRMMSTVLTESVSKSIGLTTFDEIVDWASNAPKDAISSLAPNVFDCARDGDRVSQYIISHAAHSLIESVKITIDRLKMVNERFSVVLAGGIFKKELQFFNRVKNGIKQYGRNVEVIRPKHDGVYGAALIAKQFYKDFDLLQKKQKNTTSPSTAKKKTSELVQSMIHEDKKVAGAVEQQKESIVQAIDIITSAYKRGGRLFYVGAGTSGRLGVLDASECPPTFGVCSDRVVGIIAGGDTALRYSVEGAEDNAEEGARDLKDHGVLSKDVVVGIAASGNTPYVLGALRYAKKMKAHTIGVSCKSDVQFKKICPVTIAVSLGEELVRGSSRLKAGTATKMILNMFSTITMIRVGKVYNDLMINVQPTNKKLVLRAQNIVSEVTGCTLQQAQRLLKKSQGNVELAIVMKHKNVGYKAAKALMATQGVTIDKVLCLE, from the coding sequence ATGAAGAATATAAAGTATTACATTGGAATAGAGGGTGGTGGAACAAAAACAAGCGGTATTGTTGTTGATAATGCTTTAAAAAAGATTGTAGTTTGTAGTGCTGGCCCTTCAAACTACCATTCAGTAGGAATCGAACAAGCACGTGTTAATATTCAAACGGTACTTACCGGATTAATAAATAAGGCAGGTCTAAAACAATCTCATATTACCCGTATTTCATTGTGTCTTGCCGGTGTAAGCAGAAAAAAAGATTTCGAAAACATCGTACATATTACAAGAAGTACTGGATATGCTCAAAAAATCGTTGTAACAAGCGATATGGTATCTGGATTAATTGGCGGCACGGGCAGCCCTCACGGGATTGTTGTTATCTCAGGGACCGGATCAAATATATTTGGTATTAATAAAAAAGGTGTGCAGTTTAATGTCGGGGGATGGGGGCATTTGCTTGATGATGAAGGGAGCGGTTACCATATCGGACTGAGTGCGTTAAGAGCGGTTGTAAAAGCAAAAGATTATCGAATGATGTCTACTGTTCTTACTGAAAGCGTATCAAAGAGTATCGGTCTTACAACATTTGATGAGATTGTTGATTGGGCAAGTAATGCACCCAAAGATGCTATTTCGTCACTTGCTCCAAACGTCTTTGATTGTGCCCGTGATGGTGATAGAGTCTCCCAATACATTATTTCTCATGCGGCACATTCCTTAATTGAATCAGTAAAAATTACGATTGATAGACTAAAGATGGTAAATGAACGGTTTTCAGTAGTTTTAGCCGGAGGTATATTTAAAAAAGAATTGCAATTTTTTAACCGTGTAAAAAATGGGATAAAACAGTATGGTAGAAATGTCGAGGTGATACGACCAAAACATGATGGTGTTTATGGCGCTGCACTTATTGCGAAACAATTTTATAAAGATTTTGACTTATTACAAAAGAAACAAAAGAACACTACTTCTCCTTCTACTGCGAAAAAAAAGACAAGTGAATTAGTTCAATCGATGATACATGAAGATAAGAAAGTTGCCGGAGCCGTTGAACAGCAGAAAGAATCGATTGTTCAGGCAATAGATATAATTACCTCTGCATATAAACGCGGGGGAAGATTGTTTTACGTTGGTGCTGGAACAAGTGGGAGGCTGGGCGTTTTAGATGCATCGGAATGTCCTCCAACGTTTGGCGTTTGTTCTGATAGAGTTGTCGGGATTATTGCTGGTGGCGATACGGCGCTAAGGTATTCGGTAGAAGGTGCTGAGGATAATGCCGAAGAGGGTGCTCGTGATTTAAAAGATCATGGGGTTTTATCTAAAGACGTTGTGGTGGGCATTGCTGCAAGTGGTAATACGCCATATGTATTGGGTGCGCTGCGGTACGCAAAGAAGATGAAAGCGCATACAATAGGGGTTTCGTGTAAGAGTGACGTGCAGTTTAAAAAAATATGCCCCGTGACTATAGCAGTATCACTTGGAGAAGAACTGGTGCGCGGATCAAGTAGGTTGAAGGCGGGGACAGCGACGAAGATGATTCTGAATATGTTTTCAACAATAACGATGATTCGTGTTGGTAAAGTATATAATGACTTAATGATCAATGTGCAGCCGACGAATAAAAAACTTGTTTTACGGGCACAGAATATTGTTTCAGAAGTGACAGGATGCACGCTCCAACAAGCCCAGAGACTATTAAAGAAATCACAAGGCAATGTAGAGCTTGCAATAGTAATGAAACATAAAAATGTCGGATATAAAGCCGCAAAAGCGCTTATGGCGACACAAGGTGTAACGATTGACAAAGTACTCTGTTTGGAGTAA
- a CDS encoding sugar ABC transporter substrate-binding protein encodes MYGIRKLLLVGLCICVMMCYGCTKKDDGKIHITYQTIETLPKQRKLLKKLIAEFERQYPVIKVHVQISPTGFRKLHTQFAANNAPDVFYYVSDRLYGLVHKKKILSLNQFAKIDNSVNFDTYFPETVEASTIDGLLYLMPYHFSTDILFYNKDMFDMHSIPYPTSDWSWDTFMDVAQKLTKKQKDVTIEYGTLQPRPTLVIRSFGGKFFNHDLTDCIVDTEQTKEALEFLKELRNSGVVPSQAQIRDVEMMDGVSLFSTGKIGMLVGRTYMLVEFGSIDTFDWDVTYVPKGKERFSRLAVGGNCINSSSQHPEEAWKLVKFLSSDAAMQLAAESRNCVPAIKSVAYSKEFMHYPPKDVSIFVDSINSSETENPGLANWFEYVDKVIGPDVEKVIYDQLTIQEAVSDISKRGNDILKKDETIH; translated from the coding sequence ATGTACGGTATAAGAAAACTACTACTTGTGGGATTATGTATTTGCGTGATGATGTGTTACGGTTGCACAAAAAAAGATGACGGTAAAATACACATTACCTATCAAACTATTGAGACGTTGCCTAAGCAGAGAAAACTTCTTAAAAAGCTTATAGCAGAATTCGAGAGACAGTATCCCGTGATAAAAGTCCATGTTCAGATATCACCGACAGGATTCAGGAAATTACATACGCAGTTTGCGGCAAACAATGCCCCGGATGTTTTTTATTATGTTTCAGACAGGTTATATGGTTTGGTACACAAAAAGAAGATTCTTTCTCTTAATCAGTTTGCTAAGATTGACAATTCGGTCAATTTCGATACGTATTTTCCTGAAACAGTTGAAGCATCTACGATAGATGGATTGCTTTACCTCATGCCATACCATTTCAGTACTGATATATTGTTTTATAATAAAGATATGTTTGATATGCATTCGATCCCTTACCCAACAAGCGATTGGTCGTGGGATACATTTATGGATGTTGCCCAAAAACTTACTAAAAAACAAAAAGATGTAACGATTGAATACGGTACATTACAGCCACGGCCAACGCTTGTGATTCGATCGTTTGGAGGGAAATTCTTTAATCATGATCTTACAGACTGTATTGTAGATACGGAACAAACAAAAGAGGCCTTAGAGTTTTTAAAAGAGTTGCGAAATAGTGGTGTTGTCCCATCTCAAGCGCAAATTAGAGATGTTGAGATGATGGATGGGGTATCACTTTTTTCAACAGGCAAAATTGGGATGCTTGTGGGGAGAACATATATGCTTGTTGAGTTTGGTAGTATAGACACATTTGATTGGGATGTTACCTATGTTCCAAAAGGCAAAGAACGCTTTTCACGGCTTGCTGTTGGCGGTAACTGCATTAACTCATCATCCCAGCATCCTGAAGAGGCATGGAAGCTTGTTAAATTTTTATCTAGTGATGCCGCAATGCAACTTGCCGCAGAGTCAAGAAATTGTGTGCCGGCTATAAAATCTGTTGCATATTCAAAAGAATTCATGCATTATCCACCTAAAGACGTGTCAATTTTTGTTGATTCAATTAATTCTTCTGAAACAGAAAATCCCGGGTTAGCGAACTGGTTTGAGTATGTAGATAAGGTTATTGGGCCTGACGTTGAAAAAGTGATATATGACCAGCTTACGATACAGGAAGCAGTGAGTGATATATCAAAACGAGGAAACGATATCCTGAAAAAGGACGAAACAATACATTAA
- a CDS encoding SagB/ThcOx family dehydrogenase, which translates to MKHLYRNCLLIFAFSSTLVYSQFLQADTSDIQSEKKIKKMNVYARYHRESNHTYENLRDGNPFRRGTPPGTQKLYAGEKHIPLNIDSDLGNVRFEDTVKKRQPVSEFSTSGISFNDLSALLFYSDGPTKVFQYQRGTFVLRAAPSAGALYPLELYVIVNNVAGLTGGLYHYNVKDNSVALIKEADMRKVCAEICNDPTLENADIVCVVTNVFSRATYKYGLRGYRYSYLDAGHVEANMCLTAESLGLGSKGIGVFDDNKLIELLEIDGDIESPAFACAIGNVQKWGKAPTKLTKSIKRAKSEEVDSEYNEGTKEQLGCALDESIRDSAPAFVLNLSQDSVLEKARQKGFEVVKIDSPQSMKGTRLDEIIYYRRSNRDYWDQAIPADLLSYILTYSAGFLKRTGYVYPSLSNNYPIDIYVGIHNVKGIKPGIYYYSPQYSRLEVIRQGDYRKQCADASLGQRFVGDANFIVMMAIHFDRAVSFYGDRGYRNALIDAGCIGEHVYLSAESMGLGACGVGAYLDKPINDIVKIDGVHESVVYFVTVGRLQR; encoded by the coding sequence GTGAAACATCTTTATCGAAACTGTTTATTGATTTTTGCGTTTAGCAGTACACTCGTATATTCTCAATTTCTTCAAGCTGATACCAGTGATATACAATCAGAAAAGAAAATAAAAAAAATGAATGTATACGCGCGTTACCATCGTGAGTCAAATCATACATATGAAAATTTGAGAGACGGAAATCCCTTTCGTCGTGGAACACCGCCAGGAACACAAAAACTCTATGCCGGGGAAAAGCATATTCCCTTAAACATTGATAGCGACCTCGGGAATGTGCGATTTGAGGATACAGTCAAAAAACGGCAACCAGTTAGCGAATTTTCTACCAGCGGTATATCGTTCAATGATTTATCGGCACTTCTTTTCTATTCAGATGGACCAACCAAGGTTTTTCAGTATCAACGCGGTACATTTGTGTTACGTGCAGCACCTTCTGCGGGAGCGCTATATCCACTTGAACTCTATGTAATAGTAAATAATGTAGCAGGTTTGACCGGAGGGCTGTATCACTATAATGTAAAGGATAATAGTGTTGCACTAATTAAAGAAGCTGACATGAGAAAAGTGTGTGCTGAAATCTGCAATGATCCCACACTCGAAAATGCTGATATCGTGTGTGTTGTAACGAATGTTTTTTCAAGGGCAACATACAAATATGGGCTGAGAGGATATCGGTACAGTTATTTAGATGCGGGGCATGTTGAGGCGAATATGTGTTTGACTGCAGAATCGTTAGGGTTAGGATCAAAGGGTATAGGGGTATTTGATGATAACAAACTTATTGAGCTTCTTGAGATTGACGGTGATATAGAATCACCAGCCTTTGCATGTGCTATTGGTAACGTGCAAAAATGGGGTAAAGCTCCTACAAAATTGACAAAAAGTATAAAAAGGGCAAAAAGCGAAGAGGTCGATTCTGAATATAATGAAGGCACAAAGGAACAATTGGGTTGTGCTCTGGACGAATCAATTAGAGACTCTGCACCTGCTTTTGTGCTAAACCTTTCACAGGACAGTGTTTTAGAAAAGGCAAGACAGAAAGGATTTGAGGTTGTTAAAATTGACTCTCCACAAAGTATGAAGGGAACAAGGCTTGATGAAATAATTTATTATCGTCGTTCAAATCGTGACTATTGGGACCAGGCAATACCAGCTGATCTTCTATCATATATTCTTACGTATTCAGCAGGATTTTTAAAAAGAACAGGATATGTATATCCGTCTCTTTCAAATAATTATCCTATAGATATATATGTTGGGATACATAATGTAAAAGGTATTAAACCGGGAATATATTACTATTCACCGCAGTATAGCCGGCTTGAAGTTATAAGACAGGGTGATTATAGAAAACAATGTGCTGATGCAAGTCTCGGGCAGCGTTTTGTAGGAGATGCTAATTTTATTGTGATGATGGCTATACACTTTGATCGTGCAGTATCTTTTTATGGTGATAGAGGATACAGAAATGCGTTAATTGATGCGGGTTGTATTGGAGAGCATGTGTATTTGAGTGCAGAATCAATGGGTTTAGGTGCGTGCGGTGTCGGCGCTTATTTGGATAAGCCGATTAATGATATTGTAAAAATTGACGGGGTACATGAGTCGGTTGTGTATTTTGTTACGGTAGGTAGACTTCAAAGATAA
- a CDS encoding (Fe-S)-binding protein produces the protein MSKKKDLKKQYKALWETEVSKCSKCGKCRSFCPVFMQTRDEKLGTRGRISLAGALISNQIDLSPEVLKSMSTCMRCLRCSSECPSKVDFDKLIRGVRGMLGKEVPCYKVKKHTIGFVLKNRWVLDLMMRIGYFLQKARPNASIQWIKKIPFFYRGLATSPVISKRSALQLYAGKHTVKNPRYRVMLFVGCVVNYLYPEVIRATIDVLNHYGVDVLISKNELCCGIPAISDGDEETATYLAKNNISAIKDDTVDYIVSTCGTCTGTFVRDYEELAGDNAKEYARRCVDITYFLSDILHVEVPKINLKTTYHDPCHLKYGLNISSQPRDLLKMSSEYCEMENADKCCGMAGTFGIMNAAVSKDIFKEKADAVQKSKAEVVVTACPSCVMQLKGQLADYGINCEVIHIIQLLQRSIEQDGNKSNS, from the coding sequence ATGAGTAAAAAGAAAGATTTAAAAAAACAGTATAAGGCTCTATGGGAAACGGAAGTATCTAAATGCTCTAAATGCGGTAAATGCCGTTCTTTTTGTCCGGTTTTTATGCAAACACGAGATGAGAAGTTAGGCACTCGTGGTCGAATTAGTCTCGCAGGCGCATTAATTTCTAACCAGATTGACCTTTCTCCGGAAGTACTCAAAAGCATGTCCACCTGTATGCGATGTTTGAGATGTTCTAGTGAATGTCCATCAAAAGTTGATTTTGATAAGCTTATAAGGGGTGTTCGCGGAATGCTTGGCAAAGAAGTCCCTTGCTATAAAGTAAAGAAACATACTATAGGGTTTGTTTTAAAAAACAGGTGGGTTCTTGATCTGATGATGCGTATAGGGTATTTTCTGCAAAAAGCGAGACCTAATGCTTCTATACAGTGGATAAAAAAAATACCGTTCTTTTATCGTGGTTTGGCAACTTCTCCTGTTATATCAAAAAGATCAGCTTTGCAATTATATGCCGGAAAGCACACGGTGAAAAATCCGCGATACCGTGTGATGTTATTTGTTGGGTGTGTCGTAAATTATCTTTATCCTGAGGTAATACGCGCAACGATAGATGTTCTTAATCACTATGGTGTAGATGTTCTTATATCAAAAAATGAATTGTGTTGTGGCATCCCAGCGATTTCGGATGGCGACGAGGAAACAGCAACGTATCTAGCAAAGAACAATATATCAGCAATCAAGGATGATACTGTTGATTATATTGTTTCAACATGTGGAACCTGTACAGGTACATTTGTACGAGACTATGAAGAATTAGCAGGTGATAACGCTAAAGAATATGCTCGCCGGTGCGTTGATATTACATATTTCTTGTCAGATATATTGCATGTTGAAGTACCTAAAATTAACTTGAAAACAACGTATCATGATCCTTGTCATTTAAAGTATGGTTTGAATATTAGCTCTCAACCAAGAGATCTGTTGAAAATGTCATCGGAGTACTGTGAAATGGAAAATGCAGATAAATGCTGTGGAATGGCAGGAACTTTTGGTATAATGAACGCTGCTGTATCAAAAGATATATTTAAGGAGAAGGCTGATGCAGTGCAAAAATCGAAAGCTGAGGTTGTTGTTACTGCCTGCCCGAGTTGTGTAATGCAATTGAAAGGGCAGTTAGCTGATTACGGGATTAATTGTGAAGTGATACATATAATACAACTTTTACAAAGGAGCATTGAACAAGATGGAAACAAATCGAATTCCTAA
- a CDS encoding homoserine dehydrogenase, which translates to MKAIQIGIIGFGTIGTGVVKNLKKNASLLSERLGAQIKIKGIADIDIKKKRSVSVPQSLLTKDAHKLLNDPDIDIIVELVGGYEPAKSFILKALKNGKHIVTANKALLAVHGKELAAAAEKAGRSIFYEASVAGGIPIIKALREGFVGNNISSIFGIVNGTANYILTKMTKDGSEFSETLKEAQEKGYAESDPTFDVEGDDSAHKLAILARLASGYWIDYKDIYIEGISEITEKDIEYAGELGCVIKLLAIMKEKDNKIEARVHPTLIAKDNLLSTINGVYNAVCVEGDVVGKTMFYGKGAGEDPTASAVISDIVDIARNILNNAPARIPSFTTVKKIKGVKKIDEFESRAYLRVSALDRPSVLAKIAGVLGKYEISISSVMQKERNVKGGTVPVLMLTHKAKERNLKNALKELDRLSVIKSKTIMIRMED; encoded by the coding sequence ATGAAAGCTATACAAATCGGCATTATAGGTTTTGGAACGATCGGAACGGGAGTAGTGAAGAATCTTAAAAAGAATGCTTCACTATTATCTGAGCGTCTTGGTGCTCAGATCAAAATTAAGGGTATCGCGGACATTGATATAAAGAAGAAACGAAGTGTCTCTGTCCCTCAATCGCTTTTAACGAAAGATGCTCATAAACTTTTAAATGATCCCGATATAGATATTATTGTTGAGCTGGTTGGCGGTTACGAGCCTGCTAAATCATTTATTTTAAAGGCATTAAAAAATGGTAAGCATATAGTAACGGCAAACAAAGCGCTTTTAGCTGTTCACGGTAAAGAATTAGCTGCAGCAGCTGAAAAGGCCGGAAGATCGATATTCTATGAAGCGAGTGTTGCCGGTGGTATTCCTATTATTAAGGCATTAAGAGAAGGATTTGTCGGAAATAACATAAGCTCAATATTTGGTATCGTTAATGGTACGGCAAACTATATTCTTACCAAAATGACTAAAGATGGAAGTGAGTTTTCAGAAACGCTCAAAGAGGCACAAGAAAAAGGATATGCTGAAAGCGATCCAACGTTTGATGTTGAGGGAGATGATTCTGCGCACAAACTAGCAATTCTCGCACGGCTTGCAAGCGGGTACTGGATAGATTATAAGGATATTTATATTGAAGGTATTAGTGAAATTACTGAAAAGGATATTGAGTATGCGGGAGAATTAGGTTGTGTTATTAAGCTTCTTGCCATCATGAAAGAAAAAGATAATAAGATAGAGGCACGCGTACATCCGACCCTTATTGCAAAAGATAATCTCTTGTCCACTATAAACGGGGTGTATAACGCGGTATGCGTTGAAGGTGATGTAGTTGGTAAGACGATGTTTTATGGTAAAGGTGCTGGTGAGGACCCAACGGCAAGTGCGGTGATTAGTGATATTGTCGATATTGCCCGCAATATACTAAATAATGCGCCTGCAAGAATACCATCATTTACGACGGTTAAAAAAATTAAAGGCGTAAAGAAAATCGATGAGTTTGAATCACGTGCATATCTGCGTGTATCAGCGCTGGACAGACCAAGTGTGTTGGCAAAGATTGCCGGGGTTTTGGGTAAATACGAGATAAGCATATCTTCGGTGATGCAAAAAGAACGTAATGTTAAAGGCGGGACAGTTCCTGTTTTGATGCTGACACATAAAGCAAAAGAAAGAAACCTGAAAAACGCATTAAAAGAACTTGATCGGCTATCAGTTATTAAGAGCAAAACAATAATGATACGTATGGAAGATTAA